In the genome of Cryptomeria japonica chromosome 8, Sugi_1.0, whole genome shotgun sequence, one region contains:
- the LOC131043880 gene encoding RING-H2 finger protein ATL74 produces MSSRKLLDVNPASMPVDISKDMIQLRPEEGSFDPNLVVILAALLCALICALAINYIIRWSFHFTRLFVARRGGEISTPGSGSAGLGVPDDKGLKRAEVQTLPTMIYSKPAGRVELDCPICLSDFADGEKIRVLPECNHSFHRQCIDQWLLSHSSCPTCRRSLVDFVAEKSTVAALLCSYQQGHECPHNGSIRIIIHRAREEDEEEEQIEGSATEQSAETPTESVDRVAQNTSDRNPGSDTC; encoded by the coding sequence ATGTCCTCCAGAAAGCTACTGGACGTAAATCCAGCGTCTATGCCGGTGGATATATCAAAAGATATGATCCAACTCCGGCCAGAGGAAGGTTCTTTCGACCCAAATTTAGTAGTAATCTTAGCGGCTCTGCTCTGTGCTCTGATCTGTGCCCTGGCCATAAACTACATCATCCGCTGGTCGTTTCACTTCACCCGGCTCTTTGTAGCCCGGAGGGGCGGTGAAATCAGCACACCTGGGTCTGGGTCTGCGGGTCTCGGAGTGCCCGATGACAAAGGTCTGAAACGGGCGGAGGTTCAGACATTGCCCACCATGATCTACTCAAAGCCTGCGGGCCGTGTGGAACTGGACTGCCCCATTTGTCTCTCGGACTTTGCCGATGGGGAAAAGATCCGGGTCTTGCCCGAATGTAATCATTCGTTTCATAGGCAGTGTATAGATCAATGGCTTCTGTCTCATTCCTCCTGCCCGACTTGCAGGCGGAGTCTTGTGGATTTTGTTGCAGAGAAGAGCACTGTGGCGGCCCTGCTCTGTAGTTACCAGCAGGGGCATGAATGTCCCCATAATGGTAGCATTCGTATAATCATTCATCGGGccagagaagaagatgaagaagaagaacagaTTGAGGGTTCTGCAACGGAACAGAGTGCTGAAACCCCAACAGAATCTGTGGACAGAGTAGCTCAGAATACTTCTGATCGGAATCCAGGATCTGACACTTGTTAG